In one Kitasatospora cineracea genomic region, the following are encoded:
- a CDS encoding copper resistance protein CopC, with translation MSTTFRRAGARRALRATALALLTLLLALGLGTNAASAHADLVATDPVAGSVVASAPATVTLVFSEAVSLRSADSVRVLDPQGLPVDAGDPHLTGKGDQVQVTVKAAAAHGTYTVAWRVISEDSHAIGGAFTFSVGAPSSTSVKMAAVLRPDPLVEVLDTAARTAAYLAFALLAGAVAFTLVCWPAAAATRALQRLLMTGWCGLFLASTAVLLLRGPYDRGTGLAGVGDFSLLRATVEGRFGQALLARLLLLVVAGALLSLLLSRFPADDRQPHAARTRAFLAAACVVLGCALCATWSVAGHSSAGVQPGLALPLDMAHTLAMGVWLGGLVCLLALVRSEMPVQAVRRYSRVALVCMAVLVATGLYQSWRDVGSWSALFGTLYGRLLLAKSAGVVTVLAAARLSRSRTRHRAPETSEAVAAWVAAPRAAVLVGAGPGGAEPGPPRAAPADRAPLRLRGPVLTEAVAAVAVVALTAVLTATPPGRGTQAAARAAAQAARPVPAGRAVELTVPYDTGGSAPGARGTAVVSLGPAAVGRNELTLRVTGADGQAVDVPDVQVAFTLPDRDLGPLQAPLAKAGNGRWSAEAFLPIAGEWMVSVTVRSSDIDQVTESKPLKVG, from the coding sequence GTGTCGACGACCTTTCGCCGCGCCGGGGCGCGGCGCGCTCTGCGCGCCACTGCCCTGGCCCTGCTCACGCTGCTGCTGGCGCTCGGCCTCGGCACGAACGCCGCGTCCGCGCATGCCGACCTCGTCGCCACCGACCCGGTGGCGGGCTCCGTCGTGGCGAGCGCGCCGGCCACCGTCACCCTGGTCTTCAGCGAGGCGGTGTCGCTGCGTTCGGCCGACTCCGTGCGCGTCCTGGACCCGCAGGGCCTACCGGTGGACGCGGGCGACCCCCACCTCACCGGCAAGGGCGACCAGGTCCAGGTCACGGTGAAGGCCGCTGCCGCACACGGCACCTACACCGTGGCGTGGCGGGTCATCTCCGAGGACTCCCACGCCATCGGCGGTGCCTTCACCTTCTCCGTGGGCGCGCCATCGAGCACCAGCGTGAAGATGGCGGCCGTCCTGCGCCCCGACCCGCTGGTCGAGGTCCTCGACACCGCGGCGCGCACCGCCGCCTACCTCGCCTTCGCCCTGCTCGCCGGGGCCGTCGCCTTCACCCTCGTCTGCTGGCCCGCCGCGGCAGCCACCCGGGCCCTGCAGCGCCTGCTGATGACCGGCTGGTGCGGGCTGTTCCTGGCCAGCACGGCGGTGCTGCTGCTGCGCGGCCCCTACGACCGCGGCACCGGCCTCGCCGGCGTGGGCGACTTTTCGCTGCTGCGCGCCACGGTCGAGGGCCGCTTCGGCCAGGCCCTGCTGGCCCGCTTGCTGCTGCTGGTCGTGGCCGGGGCGCTGCTGTCCCTGCTCCTCTCGCGCTTCCCGGCCGACGACCGGCAGCCGCATGCCGCACGCACCCGGGCCTTTCTGGCCGCCGCGTGCGTCGTCCTGGGGTGCGCGCTGTGCGCGACCTGGTCGGTGGCGGGCCATTCCTCGGCCGGGGTGCAGCCGGGCCTGGCCCTGCCGCTGGACATGGCGCACACGCTGGCGATGGGCGTGTGGCTGGGCGGCCTGGTCTGCCTGCTGGCGCTGGTGCGCAGCGAGATGCCCGTGCAGGCCGTCCGGCGCTACTCCCGGGTCGCGCTGGTCTGCATGGCGGTGCTCGTCGCAACCGGCCTCTACCAGTCGTGGCGCGACGTGGGCTCGTGGAGCGCGCTGTTCGGCACCCTCTACGGCCGGCTGCTGCTGGCCAAGAGCGCCGGGGTGGTCACGGTCCTCGCCGCGGCCCGCCTCTCACGCAGCCGCACCCGCCACCGCGCCCCGGAAACCTCGGAGGCAGTGGCCGCCTGGGTCGCCGCGCCGCGGGCGGCAGTGCTCGTCGGCGCCGGGCCCGGCGGGGCGGAGCCCGGGCCGCCTCGGGCAGCACCCGCAGATCGTGCTCCGCTCCGGCTGCGCGGGCCGGTGCTGACCGAGGCCGTGGCGGCGGTGGCGGTCGTGGCGCTGACCGCCGTACTGACCGCGACCCCGCCCGGCCGAGGCACTCAGGCGGCGGCCCGCGCGGCGGCTCAGGCAGCCCGGCCCGTCCCCGCGGGGCGTGCTGTGGAGCTCACCGTCCCCTACGACACCGGCGGCTCTGCCCCCGGGGCCCGCGGCACCGCCGTCGTCTCGCTCGGACCGGCGGCCGTCGGACGCAACGAGCTGACGCTGCGTGTGACGGGTGCCGACGGGCAGGCGGTGGACGTCCCCGACGTCCAGGTGGCCTTCACGCTCCCCGACCGGGACCTGGGTCCGCTGCAGGCCCCACTGGCCAAGGCCGGGAACGGGCGCTGGAGCGCCGAGGCGTTCTTGCCGATTGCCGGGGAGTGGATGGTGTCGGTGACCGTCCGCTCCTCCGACATCGACCAGGTCACCGAGAGCAAGCCGTTGAAGGTCGGCTGA
- a CDS encoding SulP family inorganic anion transporter → MNTTETNPTGPAAVLRGALAHWRQDLPASLVVFLVAVPLCVGVAVASGVPAERGLVTGIVGGLVVGLLPGSSLQVSGPAAGLTVLVFDAVQRFGLGSLGVLVLAAGLLQIAMGLARMGRWFRAISLSVVHGMLAGIGLILILGQLYAVSGRTAPGSGGGKITHLPGLAADWFTGRAATTALLMGAATVALLTFWKKLPGPVRAVPAPLAAVALAAAATAVFGLDVPRVRVDGLAGALALPTGEGIAAVATTAGLGTVLAFALIASAESLFSAAAVDQMHHGPRTDYDRELAAQGIGNTLCGLLGALPLTAVIVRSAANVQAGARTKASRILHGLWLLLFAALLPAVLGLIPLAVLGGVLIHAGAKLIPVRPLGALWRGHRGELAVMAATTTAIVFTNLFEGVLLGVVLAVAKSAWQTSQLHIDLADGGPGGPLEVRLSGNATFLRLPRLLDTLESLPAGRAVHLDWSGLRHLDHACRTALLTWAARHGAHGTTGIRWEPPLAATAAA, encoded by the coding sequence GTGAACACCACCGAGACGAACCCCACCGGGCCCGCTGCGGTGCTGCGCGGCGCGCTCGCCCACTGGCGCCAGGACCTGCCCGCCTCGCTGGTGGTCTTCCTGGTCGCCGTCCCGCTGTGCGTCGGCGTCGCCGTCGCCTCCGGCGTGCCCGCCGAGCGCGGGCTGGTCACCGGCATCGTCGGCGGCCTCGTGGTGGGCCTGCTGCCCGGCAGCAGCCTCCAGGTCAGCGGCCCTGCGGCGGGCCTGACCGTCCTCGTGTTCGACGCCGTGCAGCGCTTCGGCCTCGGCTCGCTCGGCGTGCTGGTGCTCGCCGCCGGGCTGCTCCAGATCGCCATGGGCCTGGCCCGGATGGGCCGCTGGTTCCGGGCGATCTCGCTGTCCGTCGTGCACGGCATGCTGGCCGGCATCGGCCTGATCCTGATCCTCGGCCAGCTGTACGCCGTCTCCGGACGCACCGCGCCCGGCAGCGGCGGCGGGAAGATCACCCACCTGCCCGGGCTGGCCGCCGACTGGTTCACCGGCCGGGCCGCGACCACCGCGCTGCTGATGGGCGCCGCGACCGTCGCCCTGCTGACCTTCTGGAAGAAGCTGCCCGGGCCGGTGCGCGCGGTGCCCGCCCCTCTGGCCGCCGTCGCGCTCGCCGCCGCGGCCACCGCGGTCTTCGGCCTGGACGTGCCCCGGGTGCGGGTCGACGGCCTGGCCGGGGCGTTGGCCCTGCCCACCGGCGAAGGCATCGCTGCGGTCGCGACCACCGCCGGCTTGGGCACCGTTCTCGCCTTCGCGCTCATCGCCTCCGCCGAGAGCCTGTTCAGCGCCGCCGCCGTCGACCAGATGCACCACGGGCCGCGAACCGACTACGACCGCGAACTGGCCGCCCAGGGCATCGGCAACACGCTGTGCGGCCTGCTCGGGGCGCTGCCGTTGACCGCGGTGATCGTGCGCAGCGCCGCCAACGTCCAGGCCGGGGCCCGCACCAAGGCCTCCCGGATCCTGCACGGGCTGTGGCTGCTGCTGTTCGCCGCCCTGCTCCCGGCCGTCCTCGGGCTGATCCCGCTCGCCGTGCTCGGCGGCGTCCTGATCCACGCCGGGGCCAAGCTCATCCCGGTGCGCCCGCTCGGTGCGCTGTGGCGCGGCCACCGCGGCGAACTCGCCGTCATGGCCGCCACCACTACCGCCATCGTGTTCACCAACCTGTTCGAGGGTGTGCTGCTCGGTGTGGTCCTCGCCGTCGCCAAGAGCGCCTGGCAGACCTCCCAGCTGCACATCGACCTCGCCGACGGCGGGCCCGGCGGCCCGCTGGAGGTCCGCCTGAGCGGCAACGCCACCTTCCTGCGCCTGCCCCGTCTGCTCGACACCCTCGAATCCCTGCCCGCCGGCCGCGCCGTCCACCTGGACTGGAGCGGTCTGCGCCACCTCGACCACGCCTGCCGCACCGCCCTGCTGACCTGGGCCGCCCGGCACGGCGCCCACGGCACCACCGGCATCAGATGGGAGCCGCCCCTCGCAGCCACCGCTGCCGCCTGA
- a CDS encoding carbonic anhydrase has product MQSLTRHARAYPRRSADRGHDLTRHRAGQSPEALFITCSDSRVVPALITGAEPGQLFELRTAGNIVPAYNTGTPSGERATIEYAVSILRVPDIIVCGHSHCGAVKALVRSEDLSSAPAVHSWLQHAAPPARHLAPLPDAEADDLALPVQRNIDAQLERLRGYPGVARRLAEGTLNLHAWFYEVHTGAVLLGSERGYLPL; this is encoded by the coding sequence ATGCAGTCCCTGACCCGGCACGCCCGCGCCTACCCGCGGCGCTCGGCCGACCGCGGACACGACCTCACCCGGCACCGCGCCGGACAGAGCCCCGAAGCGCTGTTCATCACCTGCTCCGACTCCCGGGTCGTCCCCGCCCTGATCACCGGCGCCGAACCCGGCCAGCTCTTCGAACTCCGCACCGCCGGCAACATCGTCCCCGCCTACAACACCGGCACGCCCAGCGGCGAGCGGGCCACGATCGAGTACGCCGTCAGCATCCTGCGCGTCCCCGACATCATCGTGTGCGGGCACTCCCACTGCGGGGCCGTCAAAGCCCTGGTCCGCTCCGAGGACCTCTCCAGCGCCCCGGCCGTGCACAGCTGGCTCCAGCACGCGGCCCCGCCCGCCCGCCACCTCGCGCCGCTCCCCGACGCCGAGGCCGACGACCTCGCCCTGCCCGTCCAGCGCAACATCGATGCCCAGCTGGAGCGCCTGCGCGGCTACCCCGGCGTCGCCCGCCGCCTGGCCGAAGGCACGCTGAACCTGCACGCCTGGTTCTACGAGGTCCACACCGGAGCGGTCCTCCTCGGATCCGAGCGGGGGTACCTGCCGCTGTGA
- the lnt gene encoding apolipoprotein N-acyltransferase, with the protein MTAATATPARPAAPAAGARRLRLVRRARRDVLAALGGLATCAAFPPVNAWPLALAGPALLLAAVRGSRSAAAFRYGTWYGLAMFVPLLSWLGNLGPLPWLALSAVEALLWGALTAAAPVLLRRRPWPLWAAAWWVAAEAVRSRAPLGGFPWARLAFSQADSPALGWASVLGAPGLSALVALGAACLAALCTARPGRRTAAAFALAAALATGALGSVLLPAPARKGDSSATVAVVQGNVPRERTLAEQSRLRQVTDNHIRATGDLAAAVRAGRTPAPDLVLWPENSTDTDPRADPALFTAIDNAVKDVGAPVLVGAVLDGPDGRIYNTGLMWRPDSGPGQWYAKQHLVPFGEYIPLREVFGGLKDLQLIPRDFIPGTGATVFRTGPVALADSICYEVGYDSQVRDAVRSGANLLAVQSNNATYMRDGSRGEPGQQIAIARIRAVEHNRSVVVAATTGTSAVITPDGRITARTALWTSDTLVEQVPLRTATTPADRLGPWPEAAASLLAVTAIASAATRRILTRKR; encoded by the coding sequence GTGACCGCCGCCACCGCCACTCCCGCCCGGCCGGCCGCCCCCGCGGCCGGGGCGCGCCGCCTCCGCCTGGTCCGCCGCGCGCGGCGCGATGTTCTCGCCGCGCTGGGCGGCCTGGCCACCTGCGCCGCCTTCCCGCCGGTGAACGCCTGGCCGCTGGCCCTGGCCGGGCCTGCCCTGCTGCTGGCCGCCGTCCGCGGCAGCCGCAGCGCCGCGGCGTTTCGCTACGGCACCTGGTACGGCCTGGCGATGTTCGTGCCGCTGCTGTCCTGGCTCGGCAACCTCGGCCCGCTGCCGTGGCTGGCACTGTCCGCCGTCGAAGCCCTGCTGTGGGGAGCCCTGACCGCGGCCGCCCCCGTCCTGCTGCGCCGGCGCCCATGGCCGCTGTGGGCGGCCGCCTGGTGGGTCGCGGCCGAAGCGGTGCGCTCCCGGGCCCCGCTCGGCGGCTTCCCGTGGGCCCGCCTGGCCTTCAGCCAGGCCGACTCCCCGGCACTGGGCTGGGCCTCGGTCCTGGGCGCACCCGGGCTGAGCGCCCTGGTGGCACTCGGCGCCGCCTGCCTGGCCGCGCTGTGCACGGCCCGGCCCGGCCGGCGCACCGCCGCCGCCTTCGCACTGGCAGCGGCCCTGGCCACCGGCGCGCTCGGCAGCGTCCTGCTGCCCGCCCCGGCCCGTAAGGGCGACTCCAGCGCGACGGTCGCCGTCGTCCAGGGCAACGTGCCGCGCGAACGCACCCTCGCCGAGCAGTCCAGGCTGCGCCAGGTGACGGACAACCACATCCGGGCCACCGGCGACCTCGCCGCCGCCGTCCGCGCCGGGCGCACCCCCGCGCCCGACCTGGTGCTGTGGCCGGAGAACTCCACCGACACCGACCCCCGCGCCGACCCCGCCCTCTTCACCGCCATCGACAACGCAGTCAAGGACGTCGGCGCGCCCGTGCTGGTCGGCGCGGTCCTCGACGGACCGGACGGGCGCATCTACAACACCGGCCTCATGTGGCGCCCCGACAGCGGCCCGGGGCAGTGGTACGCCAAGCAGCACCTGGTGCCCTTCGGCGAGTACATCCCGCTGCGGGAGGTGTTCGGCGGCCTCAAGGACCTCCAGCTCATCCCGCGCGACTTCATCCCCGGCACCGGCGCCACCGTCTTCCGCACCGGGCCCGTCGCCCTGGCCGACTCCATCTGCTACGAAGTCGGCTACGACAGCCAGGTGCGCGACGCCGTCCGCTCCGGCGCCAACCTCCTGGCCGTGCAGTCCAACAACGCCACCTACATGCGCGACGGCTCCCGCGGCGAACCAGGCCAGCAGATCGCCATCGCCCGCATCCGGGCAGTCGAGCACAACCGGTCAGTCGTGGTCGCCGCCACCACCGGCACCAGCGCCGTCATCACCCCCGACGGCCGCATCACCGCCCGCACCGCCCTGTGGACCAGCGACACCCTGGTCGAACAGGTCCCGCTGCGCACCGCCACGACCCCCGCCGACCGCCTCGGCCCCTGGCCCGAGGCCGCCGCCTCACTACTGGCGGTAACCGCCATCGCTTCGGCGGCTACGAGGCGCATCTTGACTCGAAAAAGGTGA